Genomic window (Heptranchias perlo isolate sHepPer1 chromosome 11, sHepPer1.hap1, whole genome shotgun sequence):
tctgcactctttctagtttaataatatcctttctataatagggtgaccagaactgtacacagtattccaagtgtggcctcaccaatgccctgtacaacttcaacaagacatcccaactcctgcattcaatgttctgaccaatgaaaccaagcatgccgaatgccttcttcaccaccctatccacctgtgactccactttcaaggagctatgaacctgtactcctcgatctctttgttctataactctccccaacgccctaccattaacggagtaggtcttggcccgattcgatctaccaaaatgcatcacctcacatttatctaaattaaactccatctgccattcatcggcccactggcccaatttatcaagatcccgttgcaatcctagataactgtccacaatgccaccaatcttggtgtcatctgcaaacttactaaccatgcctcctaaattctcatccaaatcattaatataaataacaaataacagcggacccagcaccgatccctgaggcacaccgctggacacaggcatccagtttgaaaaacaaccctctacaaccaccctctgtcttcaagccaattttgtatccaattggctacctcaccttggatcccatgagatttaaccttatgtaacaacctaccatgcggtaccttgtcaaacgctttgctgaagtccatgtagaccacgtctactgcacagccctcatctattttcttggttaccccttcaaaaaactcaatcaaattcgtgagacatgattttcctctcacaaaaccatgctgactgttcctaattagtccctgcctctccaaatgcctgtagatcctgtccctcagaataccctctaacaacttacccactacagatgtcaggctcaccggtctgtagttcccaggcttttccctgccacccttcttaaacaaaggcacagcatttgctaccctccaatcttcagacacctcacctgtagctgtcgatgattcaaatatctctgctaggggacccgcaatttcctccctaacctcccataacatcctgggatacatttcatcaggtcccggagatttatctaccttgatgcgcattaagacttccagcacctccctctctgtaatatgtacactcctcaagacatcactatttatttccccaagttccctaacatccatgcctttctcaaccgtaaataccgatgcgaaatattcatttaggatctcacccatctcttgtggttccgcacatagatgaccttgttgatccttaagaggccctactctctccctagttactcttttgccctttatgtatttgtagaagctctttggattctcctttgccttatctgccaaagcaatctcatgtcccctttttgccctcctgattttttttgcttcatgaatgattaaaatcattaaataattacttttgattaatgaaactaccatgagtgagggtgactttctttgcttgactattcgtccagtgcccaagaatcacaggaaataaggaattccctacacaacttgctcatctgcccagctggcaagtaactaatatcgccacaaacaGGTAGgttaaatataccaggtctaaactaagttttaatagtcttaatgactgctgaacaactaaaaattaacttttaaaaatgtggagtctcattactccttatttttaatagtttatggtcattttttttaaaaaaacaacttttcCCTCTGTCCTCtacttaattcaattatttcaatCCTGCTCTTCTTTTCACTGCCTATAACTATTTTTTACAATGATTTAAAGTTGCAccttttcacttcctggatttcatgTTCTAAGCCTGCAGAACCAGTTTTGCAGCTTGTCAGAAATATTGCAATCTGATGCGGGGTGAGAGTGATACCCACACTTCTCCCTTAGGTCCTAGCTTTGCTGGAACTAACACTGGGCTCTTCTTCGCCTCCTATGAGAGgaattgcacccagtaaagaccacggtaagttaatgggttagtataaatctatggggtGGCGAGCAGAGTTCGTTCACCACTCAGCAATTTCTGGACCAATGTGAGGCGATTTGGTATGAGATGGgaccggcagcagagttttggaggatgggaggctgaccaAGAGAATGTGAAATAGTCTATTCTGGAGGtccacaaaggcatggatgagagtttctgtGGCAGatcggctgaggcaggggtggaggtggaAAAGTATTGgtgaagatatggggtcagaaactcaactTGGGGTCATATAGGACCCAGAGGTTGCTAACTGTCTAGTTCAAGCTGGCCAGAGAAGGACATGGAATCAGGGATGAGGGTATGatgtttgtggcaggggctgaagatgatggcttcagttgaactggaggaaattgcggctcatctatcaacagaggcagtggagtaGTCGTGACGGtagcgaggtagagctgggtgtcatcagcgtaaatGTAGAAGCTAACCccgtgtctttggatgatgttgtcaaagggcagcatgtagatgaggaagagaccATGGATAGATTCTTGGGAGACCTCAGAGGTTAGAGAAATTCAAATATGGAGTTAATAAAACATATGGGATTTTTGGGTtttttaataaaggcatagagtacaaaagcaaggaagttatggtaaacctttataaatcacgggTTCGacctctggaatattgtgtaccattctgagcaccacacttcagaaaggatgtcaaaaccttggagagggtgcaaaggagatttatcacagtggtaccagggatgagtgacttcagttatgtagagaagctgggattggtctccttagagtaatgaagattaaggggagatttatgtAATGTGGCAGGGTGACTGATCCCCAAATAAGGGTATGGCCCTTTTTAAGAAACCTCACCTTTTTTAAGAAGTAATTGAGGCTGGAGCGTGTGGAGACCTTCTCCAGTCAGGTGAGACTAAAAGGGCAAGTCACAAGAGAAACTGGGCTGAAACGGCCCTCTGAACAGAGCCCCTGAAGGGGGAGCTGGCCTGGGCTCTGAGACTTGAAAGGAGCTGAAAGGTAGTTGAGGGCAGCTGCAGATAGCTGAAAGAGCCTGGAACTGGAAAAGTGTACCAGGCATTGCCAAAGGTACTGTGGACTGGGAACGTGTACTAGGTGTTGTTGAAGGCACTGTAGTGTGACTTTGTGTGGAGTGAATTAAAAGAAGTGTTTTCAAGTGTGAATTGGTCAAGGGCTATAGTTTGTCGTATGAAGAGGGTTACAAGACGATAGGTGACAATAGCTACAcagtgtttacagcacagaaacaggccgtttggcctaACTGgtttccacaccagcctcctcccacccctcttcatctaaccctatcaacatgtccttctattcctttctccctcgtgtttatttagcttccccttaaatgctatttgcttcaactactccttgtggtagcgtgttccacatacttaccactctttgggtaaagacgtttctcctaaattcagaattggatatattaatgactttcctatatttatgacctccagttttggacccccccaacaagtggaaacattttctccacacccaagatattaaggggaacagatagtttctctctatccaccctatttctgctggttggggattctaggagtagggggcacagtctaaaaattagagccagtcctttcaggagtgagattagaaaacatttctacacacaaagggtggtagaagtttggaactctcccgcaaacggcaattgatgctagctcaattgctaaatttaaatgtgagatagatagctttttggtaaccaaaggtattaagggatatgggccaaaggcaggtatatggagttagatcacagatcagccatgatcttatcaaatggcggagcaggcacgaggggctgaatggcctactcctgttcctattacctactgtatcaaaacttttcataatcttaaagacctctatcaagtcatctCTCAGCCTGCTCTCTTCTAGAGAAATAAtattaaccatcatgctctgcaggctgcaCTGCTTATTTTGCTGAATGATAAAATACTAACCTTTGACTAATGAGTGAACTTGTCACCCACATTGAGACAAGACAGTTATGTGATAGAGGAACAATGGCAAGACAACTAGATGAGTATGGTTAAATAAGCTGGCCACCTTGATTTCTGTCAAAAACACACTATTGTGTTGTTATTCACAAGCCTATAAGGGTCTTGTGAATAACACAATAGTGTGAGGGGGTTTTAAAAACCCAATGTCTCCTGAGCTTGGCAGAGGATCCAGGGAAGTTCACCTAGGTGTCTGAAAATTCAATGACCAAGCAGTTAACTTAATTACAAACTCTGCTCAGAGATCAAATGAAGTAATATTGTTTTAATCTGTCTTCTATTATTGGGTACTTTTACATGTTTAATTTGACTGTTAAtgaatgagacattgattaccatttgGCGTCGTGTCTGAATCTATTacaggtatcatccttgtgaatcttttttgcacattttccagtgcctctatattgtttttataatagggagaccagaactgtgcacagtactcccaagtgtggtctaaccaaggttctatacaagttaacataacttctctttttcaattctatccctcttgaaatgaaccccagtgcttgtttttttttatggccttattaacctgtgtcactacttttagtgatttgtgtatctgtatcccttgatccctttgctcttctaccccatttagactcttattatccatgcagtatgtgacctccttattcttcctatcaaaatgcaccacctcacacaactatatttaaattcatttgccaattacatgcccattctgcaagtttattaatgtcctcttataTTTTGTCGCTTTCTTCCTCAATAATTAACTATTTCTCCCAATTcggtgtctgcaaattttgaaattgtacttccgattcctgagtccaaatcgtgaatgtaaattgtgaacagtggtcccagcaccaatccctgtgggacaccacttcccacctattgccagtctgagttgctacccttaaccccttttctgttttgtagccagctgactatcaattctgctacttgtcccctcacTCCATaagctctgactttagtcatgagtctactgtgcAGTATCTCATcagagccttttgaaaatctaaatattacATCATCTACATTGCCCTTTTCTATcctttgttatttcttcaaagacttcaataaggttggtcaagtatgatcttcccttttgaaatccatgctgactactcttttattatatttttgttttctagatgtttttctattacatctttgagtaaagattccattatttttcctaccattgacattaagctaactggtctatatctcctttttttaaaatataaatttaagaggtgttcaaaatgatgggttttgatagggtaaatagggagaaactgtttctactggcaggtggATGGGTacccagatttaagataattggcaaaaaaagccgGGTAAAGtatggagaatttttttactcagtaagttatgatctagaatgcactgcctgaaagggtagtggtagcagattcaacagtaactttcaaaagggaattggatataaacttaaaaaggaaaaatttgcagggctatggggaaagagcaggggaatgggactaattggtagctccttcagagagtcggcacaggcagaatgggctggatggccaccttctgtgctctgATGCTATGCAGTTGTgaaaaagatgggcacggatttggtcAGTGGGAATACTTCTCAGGACTTTGGAAAAGAAAAGGAGGTTGGATTTGGGGTGGTATTGCAAGCACAGAGAGGACAAGAGTGGGTCTTTTTGAAGAGGGGTTGATGATTGCTGTTTTGAAAAGAAGGGGCAGTAACTGAGAGGGAATAATTTACAATGTCAATTAGCATAGGGACATGGACTGATTTGGCTCAATGTCCTGTTTCCAAGCTGTAATTCTACGTATTTCTTGTTACTTTGCTCAATCCTTCATTCCTTCTACCACCTGCCTATTTTTAAAACCCAGGCTTGGCCCTACCTTATCACAGTTTGCTGATTTACCTGGTCTTCACTCCCACTATTTTGCATCcttcaactcttttaaaagtCTTCAATTTAGGGCTCCAAGCTCCTGATCAGCATTTTATTTAAATGTTCCTCAGCAATACACGAATACTACAAGCAATAATTGTAATGGGAACAATGCACCTATTTTGCTACAAAACTAGTAAACGTTTCAAGTTTTATAGCTAGGTATTGGTCAGTTAATGTATACTGTAGCCCCTTGCCCTCAAAGGGTCTGCACTGACTGAAAGGAGTTTGTGGGGTGCATTAACTTTTTTCTTATGCCCCACTTTTATAATATTTGTTGTTATGATGTGACCTTTTCCATGACTGGAATGCCAAACATGCTTCATTGCTACTGATTTTGTAGAAATTATAGTTTTGGCTGTGGGTGTTGCAAGATGACTTAGTGGTTTTGTACTGGTAGTATAATTGAACAAGATGACTTGGACTGGTAGTATAATTGAACAAGATGCATAGCTTGCTTTGAagtgttacttttttaaaaaaaaactcagcttaTGCTAAGTCAGTATCTAACAACAATTGAAAAGAACTGAAGTCAGTATCTAACAACAATTGAAAAGAACTGACTGCTGTCACCCATTTTCAGTTACTGGAAACCACATTACTAGTCAGATATTGCTCATTAGTGCTCAGTATGCACCTTCTCCCATTCAGCAATGGTAGGTGCAAGTTGTATAGGCATAGCTCATCATTAACTTTTTGTTTTTAACAATTGAGTCAATAGCTCATGCGTGTGGTGTAACTAGTACAGAAGGCCCCTGATTCTGTCCCATTAATGCATTTAATGGCCGTCCCCTTTGATGTCCATTTCATTGGACTTCTAAATTGTTTACCTTTAAAAATGACCTGTTAGCCCCATTGGTGTGGCACTGAGGCTtatagaccagaaggtcccaggtttaatccctgaCATGTGCTGAGCTGATTCCAGCTGGAGTGATAGTGGGAGCACGACCATTGGCCTCAGCataggaagggagagaaaaaaatgtcAAGGTTCGTGTACCTAAACgagtaacccctgctggaaaatgcgttTGCAGGGATGTTGAGACAGACGCAGcacttgactgtgatgccctgACAGTTGGATATCAGATTGATCACCTCAAATATGAAAAATGACTATTTAGGTGAGGTGCCTGAGATTTGTCAATACCCTTGAAACAATTCCCTGTCATGAGTCATAGCCTATTGGAGAGAGAAAAATGGCGCTTGGTTTTTTTTGTGCTCTTGTATGTGATCTGATTttgatttcctttttaaataggGAGAGTGGTGAATGTATCCAGTATATCCAGTTCAATGGCATTGCAGCGATGCAACCAAGAACTTCAGGAGCAATTCCGCAGTGCGACCATCACAGAGGAAGAACTGGTGCAGCTAATGAAGAAATTTGTTGAAGATGCTAAAAAAGGGGTACACACTCAACACGGGTGGCCATCCACTGCCTACGGAGTTTCAAAGATTGGTGTTACAGTCCTTTCGAGGATCCATGCCCGAGTACTGAGTAAGGAGAGAGCAGCAGACATGATCCTCTTGAATGCTTGCTGTCCTGGTTGGATAAAAACGGATATGGCTGGTCCCAAAGCCCCTGGAACCCCAGATGAAGGGGCTGTGACCCCAGTTTATTTAGCTCTTCTACCAGCAGGGGCAAAGGGCCCACATGGAGAGTTTGTAATCAATAAAACTGTTCAGAAATGGTAAGCCTTCAGGCTAGGATTATATACTAACAAAAAATCTGTGCAGTAATTAATTTGGTGATTTTGTGAGTTTGTTTGTATGAACTAATAGTATAATTAATTATTTTCTCCCAATGTTTGCAATAAAGATCAAACATTTGACCTTGAAATAACATTTTTGTTCGCAACATATTttgaccaacaacaacttgcctttatatagcaccttttaacgtagtaaaacgtcccaaggagctttacaggaccattatcaaaaaaaaattgacaccgagccacataaggcgctATTAGGGCATgagatcaaaagcttgatcaaagaggtatgttttaaggagtgtcttaaaggagagaatttaggcagggaatttcagagcttagggcctaggcagccgaaggcatagccgccaatggtggagggatgaaaaccgggggtgcgcaagaggccagaaatagaggaacgcagagatcttggaaggttgtagggctagaggaggtcacagagatagggagagccgaggccatggagggatttgaaaacgaggaaaagaattttaaaatcgaggcattcccggactgggagccaatgttggtcagcgagcacagggataatgggacttggtgcaagttagaggccaatcatctcagccccaggacattgctgcaggagttcctcagggcagtgtcctaggcccaaccatcttcagctgcttcatcaacgaccttccctccatcataaggtcaaaaatggggatgttcgctgatgactgcagtgttcagttccattcgcaacccctcaaataatgaagcagtccgagcccacgtgcagcaagacctggacaacatccaggcttgggctcataagtggcaagtaacattcgtgccaggcaatgaccatctccaacgagagtctaatcacctccccctgacattcaacggcattaccatcaccgaatcccccactatcaacatccttggggtcaccattgaccagaaacttaactggaccagccacataaatactgtggctacagagagcaggtcagaggctgggtattctgcggcgagtgactcacctcctgactccccaaagcctttccaccatctacaaggcacaagtcaggagtgtgatggaatactccccacttgcctggatgagtgcagctccaacaacactcaagaagctcgacaccatccaagataaagcagcccgcttgattggcaccccatccaccacactaaacattcactcccttcaccaccggcgcactgtggctgcagtgtgtaccatccacaggatgcactgcagcaactcgccaaggcttcttcgacagcacctcccaaacccgtgacctctaccacctagaatgacaagagcagcaggcacatgggaacaacaccacctgcacgttcccctccaagtcacacaccatcccgacttggaaatatatcgccgttccttcattgtcgctgggtcaaaatcctggaactcccttcctaacagcaccgtgggagaaccgtcaccacacggactgcagcggttcaagaaggcggctcaccaccaccttctcgagggcaattagggatgggcaataaatgctggcctcgccagcgacgcccacatcccatgaatgaattaaaaaaaaggatatgggcagcagagttttggatgagctcaagtttatggagggtggaagatgggaggccagccaggagagcattggaatagtcaagtctggaggtaataaaggcatggatgagggtttcagcagcaaatgagctgtggcaggggcagagatgagcaatgttacagaggcagaagtaggtggtcttgtgatggagtggatatgtggtcggaagctcatctcagggtcaaataggatgccacgtttgcgaacagtctggttcagcctcagatagtggccggggagagggatggagtcggcgcCAAGGGAATGGagcttgtggtggggactgaagacaatggctacggtcttcccaatatttagttggaggaaatttttgctgtcggacaagcagtgtgacaaatgagacacagtggaggggtcaagagaggtggtggtgaggtagagccagATTTTGTCAgtgcatgtggaacctgacactgtgtt
Coding sequences:
- the LOC137327440 gene encoding LOW QUALITY PROTEIN: carbonyl reductase [NADPH] 1-like (The sequence of the model RefSeq protein was modified relative to this genomic sequence to represent the inferred CDS: inserted 1 base in 1 codon) → MSKRVAVVTGGNKGIGLAVVRALCRQFEGDVYLTARDKDRGQQAVQKLQLEELKPLFHQLDIDDLQSIKDLRGFMAERYGGIDVLINNAGIAFKEADTTPFGSQAEVTLRTNFFSTRNVSTELXPIIKPQGRVVNVSSISSSMALQRCNQELQEQFRSATITEEELVQLMKKFVEDAKKGVHTQHGWPSTAYGVSKIGVTVLSRIHARVLSKERAADMILLNACCPGWIKTDMAGPKAPGTPDEGAVTPVYLALLPAGAKGPHGEFVINKTVQKW